GTAAACTCTGTATGCTGTTCAGTATTATAAAGTTAGTAACATTGACCTCGGATTCTTAAGGACGTATAACAGTATTTTTACAAAATTGGTCAAGAATAGGAATTTCCAAATTGCTGTACAAGCCCATCATCTAGCTTTACCAATTAGATGTAAAAAGAAAGTTTTAAAAGACAGTAAACTACTTATATATTACCAAAGTAAACTACTTATATATTACCAAAGCTTTACGAATTAGATGTAAAAAGACGTAATCTACTTATATATTACCAAAGTAACTTGAAAGTTTTATATTTCAATTAGAACTATAGTAGGATAAAACTGTCTATTTAaaatcagtattttaaaaggtgTGGGTGAAAGATGAGGCGTTTTATCTAACACGAAGCGAGGTGTAAGCCCCATGGgtgttttatttttatattttataaatttataaAATCATTATATAAATCAGAAAAATACACTAAAATTGTGAAAAGTTAaagaaaattatagaattaatatatatatatatatatatatataaaaatgtgtgtgtgtgtgtatgtatgcgCATGCGCGCGCGACCATGCAACtttttttacttgaaaaaataaaAGGCATAAAGATACATTATACCTATGTCATCAAAACAATATAAAAACTAGAGCGATACCAAAAGaaattttaaattcaaaaactaacttgaaattaatatatttaaaatttcatttttttttgtgtgGAGAAAACAAAGCATAACACTTTGCTTTGTAACACTTTGCCTAGGTGAATGTCAGGGCTTATGCTCCACGATACTTATGCCCTGCCAGTACACCTCGCGGTGGGACTCGCTCAAAAAACGTCTTTGTTGTGAGAAATTGCAATTTTGGACCTTTACAATTTCGACAAAACCTTGGTTCGTGAAAACTGTTTGATTAACTTTTAGACCATCCAGTCAATTTAACTCTAAACTGACCTAAATAAATACTACGTACACTAGTCTTTAAGTTCATCAAAGTGGACTCTGCATTAATAATTGAAATTTATGCCGCAACAATGACATTAGgttttataaataaagtaataggAATTTGATAGTTCCAGGAAACAACTCTACAGTACTCCCTTATTTTGTGcctttttaaataatattattcagTTGacgaaacaaataaataaaatatttgggAAACTGGATCAATAGACCCCAGACGCCAACAATGAATCAAAAGGCTGCTAGCTAGTGTAAAGTCTAGTAAGGCAACTGGGAAATTAAATGATTAGGTGCTTTTGATCAATTACATTAACTAGTCTCTCACCACTATATATACTTGTCCCTTCTCTTCCATTTAAGTAGAgttcctttctttcttccttaAAACTTAAAAGAACAAGTAAAAATACACTCATCTTTAATTAGCAATGGCCTCAGCAGCAGTTGCAAACTATGAAGAAGAGATTGTTCGCCCCGTCGCCGACTTCTCCCCTAGTCTCTGGGGTGATCAGTTCCTTTCATTCTCCATTGATAATCAGGTAATTTAACTAATACTAGTattctttatttatatttatagttTGTTCTCCATTGATAATCAGGTAGTTTATTTATGTTGAACAACATTAATTTTGCTAATTTCAGTTTAATGTACATTACATATAGGTTGCGGAAAAGTATATATAAGTGcggagtatagtatgagtacaaccgaccccatgtacccagtaagtgtcgagcctaacctcgacgaagtagtgacgaggctaagacatgtcacttacattaacctatacgcaataataataataacaacaataatagaaataaatcaggtaactcattttaatagttgaatccaactcggcagtcataaccaattattatttcaatcaatttccgttgcggcgtgcaacccgtcccaacaatataattcctcaataaattttcgttgcggcgtgcaacccgctccatcaatataaacttaaaatacaatccgtttcggcgtgcaacccgatcccccaatatattcagtTTTATTTcctcaatcaatttccgttgcggtgGCAACCCTCTCCAACAATACAAACTAAAAatataatccgttgcggcgtgcaacccgatcccctaatatattaatttttattttcgttgcggcgtgcaacccgctccaataatataatttaacaactcttaaatataataaaatactccaataaataccacattcagtaAGAAGTTATTAGGCAACAATGCACACAATATTTATAGATTATTTAGggacaagtaatgacaagtagcaattaattgtgaaaatcaaggagaaaatagacAATTTAATTTCTAATATACTACATCTAAGTAGAAATTTAATCACATAGGTCAAATAAACATGTAACGATTAtaacatggattcaaggcataatattgagcaagcaatatgagagaaataattaatataataattaattcatgatttaaaataatctatgattttcaaataattaggcaaccaattaatttgacgacgtatagacactcgtcacctcgcctatacgtcgttcacatgaatttcacataaccaataattcaagggttctattccctcaagcgaaggttaaccacgacacttacctcgctttgcaaacaaATTCAAGATTGCAaaaaacctttgcctcgcgaattcgtgtccgaaatcctaaaatctagtcataaacatttcaatatactcaatacaaatcgtaggaatcaATACCGTACGAAATTAAAAAaatttccggattaaaatctaaaattcatctaaaatatcaacagtgggacccacgtctcgaatcctaGAAAAactacgaaattcgaacacccgttccgatacgagttcaaccatataaaaattatcgaattccgacatcagattgatcttcaaatcttaattttatatttttggaagattttataaaaatctgatttttcttccataaattcacggattcatgatgtaaatgaatggaatcatgaaatataattaatataggaaaaggaacacttaccccaatgaattgTTTGAAAAACCTACGAAACATCGTCACataccgagctcccaaagtccaaatgtgaaataatacccaaacccTCGGTTTTATAATACACAATGAGACCcctcattgtgctgaccgcacatcccgggttctgcggccgcgatcaaaattgtgcggccgcacttcaataGTGACTGCACTACCAGGTTTCATTAAAGACATAACTTTCCCTACAAATCTCCAAATGATTAACGCTAtaaatttctgaaaactagattcaaagggttacaactttcatttttgaatcatctccaaattccttatcgATTAAAATATATAAGACTCCGAAGTCAGAACATCGATGCTGCAACACTCCCTTAGAGTGCGGCCGCGAGTAAAATTGTGCGGCCGTGggaagaattgtgcggccgcaggcagaattgtgcggtccgcacttctgctctgcggtccgcactttttccatTGCCTCATCACTCAAAAGTGTGCCCCCGCACTtccaaaagttccagaacaacagtagagtgccgaaatgcccggactcgctcaaaactcaccccgaaactctcTGATCCACTCGAGATCCCGTTCaactataccaacaagtcccgtaacataatgtGGACGTACTTGAGATTTCAAATCAAGTCAAGCAAcatcgaaattataattcacacctcgattcagacttatgagtttcaaacttttcaatttacaaaactcgtgccgaaacatattaaattaatctagaatgatttcaaatttggcacacaagtcataaatgacataactgagctattcaaattttcagaatctcaatccgagtccgatatcaataaattcaatttcgcggtcaaactttgaaaatctttagccttgaGATTTCTAATTTTCgtcaaatggccataacttgagctagcgaactccaaattaaatttcgggcatacgcccaagtcccaaatcacgatacggacctaccagaactgtcaaaacactgattcggacccgtttgctaaaaatattgacaaaagtcaactcagttgagttttaaagttctatttcacattttaatctatttttcataaatacttttcggaaaattatacggactgcgcacgcaagtcgaggaacaATGAATCTATTTGAGGTCTAAGAATACATAAAtaactattaaatttaaagatgaccttttgggtcatcacaagaagTCTCTCCCTCGTGTAATAAAAAGAGCAATAGTTTTCATAAGACTCGTTTCTATGCCTCAAAGCCACCAAAGCATGTGGACAAGGAGGTTCATCAAGCTGGAATTGTCCACAACTACATTTCCTGTTTTGAAAACAAACAATGATGAAGAATTAAAAGATAGAATATTTATGCTTATGGTGAAGTTTCATTAAATATTTATTATCGTTAATTAGTAGCTTTATGATTCAATATTCGTTTTCATTTTTAAATGTGGCACCGCTTATGAAAAATCTTGCGTACGCCACTGCTAAAAATAGAAGCCCGCGGAAATAAGGAGTCTATTTTAAAtgattgtataatttttgtaggGAAAACATGTTTATGGCGGGTAATTTTCAAAACTGGGATAATTTAGATAAATAGGTTTCATATAGTGTATAGGAAGTAAACAAAATCCCTTTTACAAAATTGGTCAAGAATAGGTATTTCCAAATTGGTGTACCAATTAGATGTAAAAAGAAAGCTTTAAAAGACGGTAAACTACTTATATATTACCAAAGCTTTACGAATTAGATGTAAAAAGACGTAAACTACTTATATATATTACCAAAGTAACTTGAAAGTTTAAAATTTCAATTAGAACTATTGTAGGGTAAAACTGTCTATTTAAAATCAGTATTTAAAAAGGCATGAGCGAAAGATGAGGCGTTTTATCTAACACGAAGCGAGGTGTAAGCCCCATGGgtgttttatttttatattttataaatttataaAATCATTATATAAATCAGAAAAATACACTAAAATTGTGAAAAGTTAaagaaaattatagaattaatatatatatatatatatatatatatatatataaatgtgtgtgtgtgtgtgtgtatgcgcATGCGCGCGCGACCATGCAACTTtttttacttatatatatataaatgtgtgtgtgtgtgtgtatgcgcATGCGCGCGCGACCATGCAACtttttttacttgaaaaaataaaAGGCGTAAAGATACATTATACCTATGTCATCAAAACAATATAAAAACTAGAGCGATACCAAAAGaaattttaaattcaaaaactaacttgaaattaatatatttaaaatttcatttttttttgtgtgGAGAAAACAAAGCATAACACTTTGCTTTGTAACACTTTGCCTAGGTGAATGTCAGGGCTTATGCTCCACGATACTTATGCCCTGCCAGTACACCTCGCGGTGGGACTCGCTCAAAAAACGTCTTTGTTGTGAGAAATTGCAATTTTGGACCTTTACAATTTCGACAAAACCTTGGTTCGTGAAAACTGTTTGATTAACTTTTAGACCATCCAGTCAATTTAACTCTAAACTGACCTAAATAAATACTACGTACACTAGTCTTTAAGTTCATCAAAGTGGACTCTGCATTAATAATTGAAATTTATGCCGCAACAATGACATTAGgttttataaataaagtaataggAATTTGATAGTTCCAGGAAACAACTCTACAGTACTCCCTTATTTTGTGcctttttaaataatattattcagTTGacgaaacaaataaataaaatatttgggAAACTGGATCAATAGACCCCAGACGCCAACAATGAATCAAAAGGCTGCTAGCTAGTGTAAAGTCTAGTAAGGCAACTGGGAAATTAAATGATTAGGTGCTTTTGATCAATTACATTAACTAGTCTCTCACCACTATATATACTTGTCCCTTCTCTTCCATTTAAGTAGAgttcctttctttcttccttaAAACTTAAAAGAACAAGTAAAAATACACTCATCTTTAATTAGCAATGGCCTCAGCAGCAGTTGCAAACTATGAAGAAGAGATTGTTCGCCCCGTCGCCGACTTCTCCCCTAGTCTCTGGGGTGATCAGTTCCTTTCATTCTCCATTGATAATCAGGTAATTTAACTAATACTAGTattctttatttatatttatagttTGTTCTCCATTGATAATCAGGTAGTTTATTTATGTTGAACAACATTAATTTTGCTAATTTCAGTTTAATGTACATTACATATAGGTTGCGGAAAAGTATATATATGCTCAAGAGATTGAAGCATTGAAGGAACAAACGAGGAGTATGCTGTTAGCAACCGGAAGGAAATTGGCCGATACATTGAATTTGATTGACATTATTGAACGCCTTGGTATATCCTACCACTTTGAGAAAGAAATTGATGAGATTTTGGATCAGATTTACAACCAAAACTCAAACTGCAATGATTTGTGCACCTCTGCACTTCAATTTCGATTGCTCAGGCAACACGGTTTCAACATCTCTCCTGGTAAGTTCATCATGAAGTTGTTAAAATTATTATCCATTTATTGGAAGAAGGCTAATTCATCTTGAGTTTTCTTTCTTGAAATACCAGAAATTTTCAGCAAATTCCAAGATGAAAATGGCAAATTCAAGGAGTCTCTTGCTAGTGATGTCTTAGGATTATTAAACTTGTATGAAGCTTCACATGTAAGGACTCATGCTGACGATATCTTAGAAGACGCACTTGCTTTCTCCACTATCCATCTTGAATCTGCAGCTCCACATTTGAAATCTCCACTTAGGGAGCAAGTGACACATGCCCTTGAGCAATGTTTGCACAAGGGTGTTCCTAGAGTCGAGACCCGATTCTTCATCTCATCAATCTATGACAAGGAACAATCGAAGAATAATGTGTTACTTCGATTTGCCAAATTGGATTTCAACTTGCTCCAGATGTTGCACAAACAAGAACTTGCTCAAGTATCAAGGTGCGATATATAAAAACGATGAATCCTTTTTGATTCATCATATCTCAAGTACTCATGTTAATTTCTTATGCTGCAGGTGGTGGAAAGATTTGGATTTTGTAACAACACTTCCATATGCTAGAGATCGAGTAGTTGAATGCTACTTTTGGGCATTAGGAGTTTATTTTGAGCCTCAATACTCTCAAGCTCGCGTCATGCTCGTTAAGACCATATCAATGATTTCGATTGTCGATGACACCTTTGATGCTTACGGTACAGTTAAAGAACTTGAGGCATACACAGATGCCATACAAAGGTATGAACTTCATCAATTCACTTATTCCTTGATAGTGAATGTCGTCGTGAAAAGATTAAGACGAATTTCTACTCATTATAGTTGTGCTctttcaaaatgcatg
This sequence is a window from Nicotiana tomentosiformis chromosome 5, ASM39032v3, whole genome shotgun sequence. Protein-coding genes within it:
- the LOC138891639 gene encoding 5-epi-aristolochene synthase; translation: MASAAVANYEEEIVRPVADFSPSLWGDQFLSFSIDNQVAEKYIYAQEIEALKEQTRSMLLATGRKLADTLNLIDIIERLGISYHFEKEIDEILDQIYNQNSNCNDLCTSALQFRLLRQHGFNISPEIFSKFQDENGKFKESLASDVLGLLNLYEASHVRTHADDILEDALAFSTIHLESAAPHLKSPLREQVTHALEQCLHKGVPRVETRFFISSIYDKEQSKNNVLLRFAKLDFNLLQMLHKQELAQVSRWWKDLDFVTTLPYARDRVVECYFWALGVYFEPQYSQARVMLVKTISMISIVDDTFDAYGTVKELEAYTDAIQRWDINEIDRLPDYMKISYKAILDLYKDYEKELSSAGRSHIVCHAIERMKEVVRNYNVESTWFIEGYMPPVSEYLSNALATTTYYYLATTSYLGMKSATEQDFEWLSKNPKILEASVIICRVIDDTATYEVEKSRGQIATGIECCMRDYGISTKEAMAKFQNMAETAWKDINEGLLRPTPVSTEFLTPILNLARIVEVTYIHNLDGYTHPEKVLKPHIINLLVDSIKI